One window of the Chanodichthys erythropterus isolate Z2021 chromosome 2, ASM2448905v1, whole genome shotgun sequence genome contains the following:
- the prss35 gene encoding inactive serine protease 35, with product MGPVPLMLLLSISALAVLVSAAVDDPTGDDDYTWPQRKVPLVQEKQTVHLGSSEFLAKPQSELHGICGIECQRGLPEPSLDDLEQLLSYETMYDNGTRTLTTVTVQELNLSDDWTEGSRLHTRHRREVYGTDTRFTIADKQYSMKYPFSTSVKISTGCSGVLVSPKHVLTAAHCIHNGTDYLDGVQKLSVGVLKDRSRRKKGRKGKGRKGKGQRKHEEEEEEIDENGEIEEKQERKGKGKGKGRRNRSRRSTVSEQPSFRWTRVKQIQVPKGWFKGISENIVADYDYAILELKRAQKTKYMDLGVIPSVKKLPAGRIHFSGFDDDRPGNLVYRFCSVSEESNDLLYQYCDAKPGSSGSGVYIRLKEPGKKKWKRKIIGVFSGHQWVDVNGVQQDYNVAVRITPLKYAQICRWVHGDSSQCQGT from the coding sequence ATGGGCCCGGTACCCTTAATGCTCCTGCTTTCCATCTCAGCGCTAGCTGTGCTGGTGTCTGCAGCAGTGGACGATCCCACAGGTGACGATGACTACACCTGGCCACAGAGGAAAGTACCACTGGTACAAGAAAAGCAAACGGTGCATCTGGGCAGTTCAGAGTTTTTGGCCAAGCCGCAGAGTGAGCTCCATGGGATATGTGGCATTGAGTGCCAGCGGGGTCTTCCAGAGCCCAGTTTGGATGATCTGGAGCAGCTACTATCCTACGAGACCATGTACGACAACGGAACACGCACGCTCACCACCGTCACCGTACAGGAGCTAAATTTGAGCGACGACTGGACGGAAGGTTCTCGGTTGCACACTCGCCACAGACGAGAGGTCTACGGCACGGATACGAGGTTCACCATCGCTGACAAGCAGTACTCCATGAAGTATCCTTTCTCCACATCTGTGAAGATCTCCACAGGTTGTTCTGGAGTGCTGGTGTCCCCCAAACACGTCCTGACTGCCGCTCATTGCATCCATAACGGTACGGACTACCTAGATGGGGTACAGAAACTCAGCGTTGGTGTGCTGAAAGACCGTTCCCGCCGGAAGAAAGGCCGGAAAGGGAAAGGAAGGAAAGGGAAAGGCCAGAGGAAAcatgaagaagaggaggaagaaatCGATGAAAATGGAGAGATTGAAGAGAAGCAAGAACGTAAGGGTAAGGGCAAAGGCAAAGGAAGGAGGAACCGTAGTCGCCGCAGCACTGTCTCTGAACAGCCCTCGTTCCGATGGACACGGGTGAAACAGATTCAGGTGCCGAAGGGATGGTTTAAAGGCATCTCGGAGAACATTGTGGCCGATTATGACTACGCCATCCTGGAGCTTAAGAGGGCACAGAAGACCAAGTACATGGATCTAGGCGTCATTCCCTCCGTCAAGAAGCTGCCCGCTGGACGTATCCATTTTTCGGGATTCGACGATGACCGACCGGGCAACCTGGTGTACCGCTTCTGCTCTGTGTCTGAGGAGTCCAACGACCTGTTGTACCAGTATTGCGATGCCAAGCCTGGCTCCAGCGGCTCGGGTGTCTACATTCGCCTTAAAGAGCCTGGCAAGAAGAAGTGGAAGCGGAAAATCATTGGCGTGTTCTCGGGTCATCAGTGGGTGGATGTTAACGGGGTGCAGCAGGATTACAACGTGGCCGTAAGAATCACACCCCTGAAGTATGCACAGATCTGCCGCTGGGTCCATGGGGACTCTAGCCAGTGTCAGGGCACCTGA